The following proteins are encoded in a genomic region of Bernardetia sp. MNP-M8:
- a CDS encoding acyl-CoA thioesterase, with product MNKKFKHIKESKVTITQLMLPSHSNFSGKIHGGHILNLMDQIAFACASKHSENYCVTASVNRVDFLNPIEVGELVTLKASVNFTGRTSMVVGLRIISENVITGITKHCNSSYFTMVAKDEDGKSTPVPGIILTTKEEIRRFARSITRQQEGTNRTSRFNSKVFKVDDYLHLFENSNSKIELKEK from the coding sequence ATGAATAAAAAATTCAAACACATCAAAGAATCTAAAGTGACCATTACACAATTAATGTTGCCTTCTCATTCCAATTTTAGTGGAAAAATTCATGGAGGGCATATTCTCAACTTGATGGATCAGATTGCATTTGCTTGTGCTTCCAAACATTCAGAAAACTATTGTGTAACAGCTTCTGTAAATAGAGTTGATTTTCTAAATCCTATAGAAGTAGGCGAATTAGTTACTTTAAAAGCATCAGTTAATTTTACAGGAAGAACCTCTATGGTGGTTGGTCTACGAATCATTTCTGAAAATGTTATTACTGGTATTACCAAACATTGTAATTCTTCTTATTTTACGATGGTTGCAAAAGATGAAGACGGGAAAAGCACACCTGTCCCCGGAATTATTCTGACCACAAAAGAGGAAATACGACGTTTTGCTAGAAGTATTACAAGACAACAAGAAGGCACAAACAGAACTTCAAGATTTAACAGTAAAGTTTTCAAAGTTGATGATTATCTGCATCTCTTTGAAAATAGTAATTCCAAAATTGAATTAAAAGAAAAGTAA
- a CDS encoding family 10 glycosylhydrolase, which translates to MKISTISIKKVSVSLCLFIFLSVYQTVFCQDLLLNPSPKREFRAVWIASVGNIDFPSKSNLNSKAQREEFVSLVNLHSQNNLNALIVQVRPSGDALYPSVREPWSSVLTGKIGQMPMPFYDPLAFMIEETHKKSMEFHAWFNPFRAIMSLSQKIDLPANHITKLHPEWFMQAGNSLVFNPGEPAAREFVREIIIEVVMRYDIDGVHLDDYFYPYPDAGIYDDKATFEKYGKEFSSIEEWRRDNINTFIKETALAIKNIKPYIKFGISPCAVWRNQSKDKMGSDTKGISAYDDLHADTRLWLQRGWIDYLAPQVYFSTKSNAVPYQRMLNWWQENSFGRHIYIGHAVYKIQNDKYDERWNNPSEMSEQIRIMRERTGMAAGSIFYRSRFLQDNPAHVQDSLKANFYRFKALPPVLTWIDQTPPPPPMNLTISGSRKGAVLNWQAQETSDPFDQPTYFIVYRFEDGKEIDIENPENIAAILRQKECFYIDPNVRKNCKYRYLVTAVDRLHNESIATKSDVFKYKRRYLKQ; encoded by the coding sequence ATGAAAATTTCAACCATTTCTATAAAAAAAGTATCTGTCTCTTTATGTTTATTCATTTTTTTATCTGTTTATCAAACTGTTTTTTGTCAAGATTTGTTACTAAATCCTTCTCCAAAAAGAGAATTTAGAGCTGTTTGGATTGCTAGTGTCGGAAATATTGATTTTCCTTCCAAGTCAAATCTCAACTCAAAAGCTCAACGAGAAGAGTTTGTTAGTTTAGTCAATCTTCATTCTCAAAATAACTTAAATGCACTTATTGTGCAAGTGAGACCTTCTGGAGATGCACTTTATCCATCTGTTCGTGAGCCTTGGTCATCTGTTTTGACAGGCAAAATTGGTCAAATGCCAATGCCTTTTTATGATCCATTAGCTTTTATGATAGAAGAAACCCATAAAAAATCAATGGAGTTTCATGCTTGGTTTAATCCCTTTCGTGCTATTATGAGTCTGTCTCAAAAAATAGATTTACCAGCTAATCATATTACAAAGCTACATCCTGAATGGTTTATGCAAGCTGGAAATAGTTTGGTTTTTAATCCAGGCGAACCTGCTGCAAGAGAATTTGTAAGAGAGATTATTATTGAAGTTGTGATGCGTTACGATATTGATGGCGTTCATTTGGATGATTATTTTTATCCTTATCCTGATGCAGGAATTTATGATGATAAAGCTACTTTTGAGAAATATGGAAAAGAATTTTCTTCTATAGAAGAATGGCGAAGGGATAATATCAATACATTCATTAAAGAAACAGCTTTGGCTATCAAAAATATTAAACCTTATATCAAGTTTGGAATTAGTCCGTGTGCTGTGTGGCGCAATCAAAGCAAAGACAAAATGGGTTCGGATACTAAAGGAATTTCGGCTTATGATGATTTGCATGCTGATACTCGTCTTTGGTTGCAACGTGGTTGGATAGATTATTTAGCTCCCCAAGTTTATTTTAGTACAAAATCTAATGCTGTTCCTTATCAAAGAATGCTCAATTGGTGGCAAGAGAATAGTTTTGGAAGACATATTTACATAGGTCATGCTGTCTATAAAATTCAAAATGATAAATATGATGAAAGATGGAATAATCCTTCTGAAATGAGTGAACAGATTAGAATAATGAGAGAGAGAACAGGAATGGCAGCAGGAAGTATTTTTTACCGTTCTCGTTTTTTGCAAGATAACCCTGCCCATGTTCAGGATTCTTTAAAGGCTAATTTTTATCGTTTCAAGGCATTGCCTCCTGTACTGACTTGGATTGACCAAACTCCTCCTCCTCCTCCTATGAATCTGACTATTTCAGGTTCAAGAAAAGGAGCTGTTCTGAACTGGCAAGCACAAGAAACCTCTGACCCTTTTGATCAGCCCACTTATTTTATTGTCTATCGCTTTGAGGATGGAAAAGAAATTGACATCGAAAATCCTGAAAATATTGCAGCTATTTTGCGTCAAAAAGAGTGTTTTTATATTGACCCAAATGTTCGTAAAAACTGTAAATATAGGTATCTAGTTACAGCAGTCGATAGATTGCATAATGAAAGTATTGCCACAAAGTCAGATGTTTTCAAGTATAAAAGACGTTATTTGAAACAGTAA
- the phbB gene encoding acetoacetyl-CoA reductase, producing MDKNNKKIALVTGSTGGIGTAICKKLHDEGYTVVAHYRNREKAEEWNTKLKDDGYDLPLVMADVADFDEVKKMFEDIESRVGTVDILINNAGITRDGSFRKMSFEQWNSVINADLTSVFNCCRHAINPMLENSFGRIINVSSVNGQRGQFGQVNYSAAKAGMHGFTKSLAMETARKGVTINTVSPGYIATDMVMAVPEEIRNQIIAEIPMGRLGTPEEIAEIIAYIVSDKAGFVTGANFAINGGQHVY from the coding sequence ATGGACAAAAACAATAAAAAAATTGCCTTAGTAACAGGCTCAACAGGTGGAATTGGAACAGCAATTTGCAAGAAACTACACGATGAAGGTTATACTGTTGTAGCGCATTATCGCAACAGAGAAAAAGCTGAAGAGTGGAATACAAAACTCAAAGATGATGGATATGATTTGCCTTTAGTAATGGCAGATGTTGCTGATTTTGATGAAGTAAAAAAGATGTTTGAAGACATTGAAAGTAGAGTTGGCACAGTAGATATTTTGATCAATAATGCTGGAATTACTCGTGATGGTTCATTTCGTAAAATGTCTTTTGAGCAATGGAATTCTGTAATTAATGCCGATTTGACAAGTGTTTTTAATTGTTGTCGTCATGCTATTAATCCAATGCTAGAAAATAGTTTTGGCAGAATTATCAATGTTTCTTCTGTGAATGGTCAGCGTGGACAATTTGGACAAGTAAATTATAGTGCAGCCAAAGCAGGCATGCACGGATTTACAAAAAGTTTGGCAATGGAAACGGCTCGTAAAGGAGTTACTATCAATACTGTTTCCCCTGGGTATATTGCTACTGATATGGTTATGGCTGTTCCAGAAGAAATTCGTAATCAAATTATTGCAGAGATTCCGATGGGAAGATTAGGAACGCCAGAAGAAATTGCAGAAATTATTGCTTATATCGTTTCGGATAAAGCAGGTTTTGTTACAGGCGCAAACTTTGCTATTAATGGTGGACAGCATGTTTATTAA
- a CDS encoding phosphatidate cytidylyltransferase, with translation MRLNLDKFSELQQRIITGILGAITILTAIMWSEWTYFSLFFFISMFALWEFYKLLGLDGNSPLRTFGTLNGLFLFTLSFLIERFALNPNYYILLLVSLSGAYFIKLYKKGETKPFHNIAFTFLGIIYVALPFALLNIAVFKDQQYYYEIILGSLFILWANDTGAYFSGKNFGKRKLFVRISPKKTWEGSIGGGILALIVGTTWGYFFQETLALWQWIGISLIIIVAGTYGDLVESLFKRSMSIKDSGSVLPGHGGFLDRFDGLLIAAPFIVAFLRVVPIIIEEFFGK, from the coding sequence ATGCGCCTAAACTTAGACAAGTTTTCCGAACTCCAACAACGCATCATTACAGGAATTTTGGGAGCAATCACAATTCTGACAGCGATTATGTGGAGCGAATGGACTTATTTTTCGCTTTTTTTCTTCATTAGTATGTTTGCGCTTTGGGAGTTTTACAAACTTTTAGGCTTAGACGGAAACTCACCTTTGCGTACTTTCGGTACACTAAATGGTCTTTTTCTATTTACATTATCCTTTCTGATAGAACGTTTTGCACTCAATCCAAATTATTATATTCTCTTGTTGGTAAGTCTTTCGGGAGCTTATTTTATCAAACTTTACAAAAAAGGAGAAACCAAACCTTTTCATAACATTGCCTTTACTTTTCTAGGAATTATTTATGTTGCTCTACCTTTTGCACTCTTAAATATTGCTGTTTTTAAAGACCAACAATATTATTATGAAATTATTTTAGGTTCTCTATTTATTCTTTGGGCAAACGATACAGGAGCTTATTTTTCTGGTAAAAACTTTGGCAAACGCAAGCTGTTTGTTCGTATTTCTCCTAAAAAGACATGGGAAGGAAGTATAGGAGGAGGAATTTTGGCTTTGATTGTCGGTACTACATGGGGATATTTCTTTCAAGAAACACTCGCTTTATGGCAATGGATAGGAATTTCACTCATTATCATCGTCGCAGGAACATACGGTGACCTTGTCGAATCTCTCTTTAAAAGAAGTATGAGTATAAAAGATTCTGGTTCTGTCTTACCAGGACATGGAGGTTTTTTAGACCGTTTTGATGGACTTTTAATTGCAGCTCCTTTTATTGTTGCTTTTTTAAGAGTTGTTCCAATTATTATTGAAGAATTTTTTGGAAAGTAA
- a CDS encoding DUF4856 domain-containing protein — protein sequence MKFNWKNSFFLLALSFSFFSCEEETTDVTFPTLEIPTSYESTAYESNASTELAIRTNLSELASKMQVGRTGARVDETELLAAFSQGNPSLKDITTTYYADKVTSWLPELAKASGGTFDPLTAPIGEGGVYGGYLFDENGLEIEQVVEKGLFGAALYNHALTIIKGNEINAADIDRLVAIFGAHPSFKNSDAATENKDIFAAKYAARRDKNDGNGLYTSIKTNLITAKAAIEKGQDYNQDRDKALSDFRYNWEKSNMATVINYLLGTISKLNKTDVNDADRASALHSYSEAVGFVYGWKGISENDKSISDADIDQILEYMNVPANGNATSYTFVTDSFNQLPKLQSAIDKLKQVYKFTEQDMIDFEYNWVSEQDRK from the coding sequence ATGAAATTTAACTGGAAAAACTCATTTTTTCTTTTAGCTCTTTCTTTTTCTTTCTTTTCTTGTGAAGAAGAAACAACAGACGTAACTTTCCCTACTTTGGAAATACCGACAAGTTATGAGAGTACAGCTTATGAAAGTAATGCAAGTACAGAATTAGCTATTCGTACAAATCTGTCAGAATTAGCTTCTAAAATGCAAGTTGGAAGAACTGGCGCACGAGTAGATGAAACTGAACTTTTAGCAGCTTTTAGTCAAGGAAATCCATCTTTGAAAGACATTACCACAACTTATTATGCTGATAAAGTTACCAGTTGGTTGCCTGAATTAGCAAAAGCAAGTGGTGGAACTTTTGACCCACTTACTGCACCAATTGGTGAAGGTGGTGTGTATGGAGGTTATTTATTTGATGAGAATGGTCTAGAAATAGAACAAGTAGTAGAGAAAGGTCTTTTTGGTGCAGCTCTTTATAATCATGCTCTTACAATAATTAAAGGAAATGAAATTAACGCTGCTGATATTGATCGTTTGGTGGCTATTTTCGGAGCGCATCCTTCTTTCAAAAATAGTGATGCAGCAACAGAAAATAAAGATATTTTTGCAGCAAAATATGCAGCTCGTAGAGATAAAAATGATGGAAATGGTCTTTATACTTCTATCAAAACCAATTTGATTACAGCAAAAGCAGCTATCGAAAAAGGACAAGATTATAATCAAGACCGTGATAAAGCTCTTTCAGATTTTCGTTATAACTGGGAAAAATCAAACATGGCAACTGTTATAAACTATCTCTTAGGAACAATTTCGAAACTCAATAAAACAGATGTTAATGATGCAGATAGAGCTTCTGCCTTACACTCATATAGTGAAGCTGTTGGATTTGTATACGGATGGAAAGGTATTTCTGAAAATGATAAATCAATAAGTGATGCTGATATTGACCAAATTTTGGAATATATGAACGTACCTGCAAATGGAAATGCTACTTCTTATACTTTTGTTACAGATTCTTTTAATCAATTGCCAAAACTTCAATCAGCTATCGATAAGTTAAAACAAGTCTATAAATTTACTGAGCAAGATATGATTGATTTTGAATATAACTGGGTAAGTGAGCAAGACAGAAAATAA